TTCATCTTGCAGACGGCTTCGCCCAAATCAAGCGCCGCTGGAAGAGTGGCGACACCGTGACGCTGGACCTCGAAATGCCAGTGCGGCGGGTTGTCGCCAATCCTGCCGTTAAGGCCGATGTGGGCCGCTTTGCGCTCGAACGCGGGCCACTGGTCTATTGCGCGGAAGGAGCGGACAATCACGGCGAGGTGCTCGACAAAGTTCTTCCCGGCCCTCTCTCATTCCAGACCCAGGACCAGCCAGACCTGCTCGGCGGCCTGCTGGCCGTGAAAGTTTCGTCGAACGAGAATCACGAAGCGTTGACCTGCATCCCCTATTACGCGTGGTGCAATCGGGGGCCAAATGAGATGCGGGTTTGGTTCCCAACGGGCCAGTAACTTCCCCTTCGTTATCTGGACTTTCGGCAGATTCACGCCGCCGGCGCCGGGCCGGCAGCCACCAACCTCAGGCGGAGCGCCACCAGCAGGTTTGCCAGCAAAAGGACACATACGGCTGAACAATGGCGCTGTTGCTGCATACGCAGGGAAGTTGAAGCAAATGAGGGCGCACAGCAACCCCTGGAGTTGGGTTCGAAAGGTCCTGGGCCGCTCTGCTGTCCGTCCTTGCTGCGCCCCTGACCTCAACGCTCAATCGTTGTTGGAGCAGCGAGCTTTAGCTAATCACGAAAAACCGTTGTGAGTATAAGCCCCTAAGAACCGGTAGGATTCCAAATATATCAAGCTGTTCTCAAACAGCTTACATCTGACAGACCCCAAATAAACCCCCTTTGGCACGCTTATGGCATGAAGCCTCTTGAATAGCTTCAGCAGTGAGGCTGAACTTAACCAGGAAACGACGTATGGATACAGTTTTAGATACACTTTCGGCTACCCACTATTCCGCCAAGGAGATGGTGAAGCCGATCAGTTTTTATTGCGCCGCCCCCGAGGGGAAGGCCGTTTTTCTCATGGGCGATTTTAATGATTGGAATCCAAGGTCCCACCCCATGCAACGACGCGAGGGCGGTTGGTGGTTTCTCCAGGTGCCCTTAAGCCATGGGCATCGCCAATATCTCTTTCTTGTGGACGGCGCCCCCACCCTCGATCCGCATGCAACCGGCGTCGCTGGGAATTCGCGCTATGCCAGGGTGTCTGTGACTGCCGTAAGCTGAAAGGAACCTTCTTATGTTCACAATTCTTGTTACTGTTGTGATTCTAACGCTTCTTTACGGGCTGGCGTGGCATGATAAACCCGCAAGCCAGCCTGAGCGCGTCCGGCACTCGGAAAAACCAGGAACTTATGAATGATGTTGCGCAATTTTTGCTGAGCCACGGCGGACCACTTCTATTTGCTCTGGTCTTTGTCGAGCAGGCTGGCTTGCCCATCCCAGCGGCGCCGTGGCTGTTAGCGGCTGGGGCTCTGGGTGCGGCAGGAAAGCTGAACCCGGCCTGGGCTGTCGGCCTGGTCATATTGGCCAGCGTCATGGCGGACTCAATCTGGTTTTATATAGGCCGCCGAGGTGGTCAGCGTGTGTTGGGTTTGTTTTGCCGCGTGTGCCTCGCTCCGAAGGGATGCGTAGGGCGCACCCACGGTTTGTTTGCCCGGCATGGTGTCCAAGCACTTGTTGCGGCAAAATTCCTTCCTGGTTTGGGCGCGGTTATGCCGCCGCTTGCAGGC
This region of Verrucomicrobiia bacterium genomic DNA includes:
- a CDS encoding glycoside hydrolase family 13, whose amino-acid sequence is MDTVLDTLSATHYSAKEMVKPISFYCAAPEGKAVFLMGDFNDWNPRSHPMQRREGGWWFLQVPLSHGHRQYLFLVDGAPTLDPHATGVAGNSRYARVSVTAVS